A genomic stretch from Ooceraea biroi isolate clonal line C1 chromosome 3, Obir_v5.4, whole genome shotgun sequence includes:
- the LOC105276859 gene encoding rho guanine nucleotide exchange factor 17 isoform X1: MTIASTSSTLSSSTSPSSSSCPSIVASSYPTVTTSGGTASGCTSPLPAYATDVVETTPTLANNSRGTVQTSVGNIGTSQQPHHYQHQHHHHHHHHHHHHQQHYPQTAVAAAAAVTSSYSPPTTTPTSSSSTLHGYSSGVPTTTQTVSVPRQLAQWTKHQTLKLQEPAVIAVDRLHRFRWSGGGGGSGKKSSSGPRSEKAERLRELTEKLKGPAPVPPPRRPSRVQTSSPPPSGYQPLSQNYPQTGSSPNCGRCDTRPSHRSYTYSEGSQHGGNNQQLQQRQQQQQQQQHQEHQRQEHPKTIIRSESVSEECLSDRTGNNVYRKPCHDSRKSSRPGKLERNSGDVSDLRSEPNASAEAVKHLRQYSDSVVDSATSVDDLCDNLNAASVGGSEGEARDAITRLEPRGLLGFHRVSAPYRSASFGQVDFNQDADFTFSANSHFPLAANRQKTQPIATSNRSETKDVRASTLPRRRGDVTPGGSTPQNSPNRQSPRTSTPSVDSAVGSAEGLGVPQQGNLEEIRPRSDGSDSLATSSALTSPEPLVPEMNEPRVDLAQTDAPTVEVVSHETVYPMVEGAEETIQKESRIEPHEVIITPPPEEPRLSQASEGSEAPSETPSEASSPSGKARRNRGDTSKRRKGVYITQWPEPLDADRNKLSAQSSEERDEPPATPSDLSDCEGHTPRRYSKRPLRGPYGQMLEAEMAKPRTTDIALEEGLRPRRKISANLSYNAGSNNNGSEPPTPCHHRTTSSPTKLEELPGPSPELLAELLRGSSERVARAPAHRNDTRTHVVVELYDTERSYVEALQILVNKYLQPLKSPENAGLVDAGTVDEIFYQIPALLSHHEVFLEELRRRLDTWELRQTIGDVFLDVFTKPVVLETYTLFLDNWKSARKAIKTTCQAKPAFARFLETMEREHKGKLGLDQLLIKPVQKIPRYELLIQRLLKHTDPTHPDHELLQAAQKEVHELVVKINCTERESLEWEQQQTTLREVQALVEGLAGIVTNDRAFVRHDLVTIASNQGTRKERALFLFSDLLVITSIKRRSGTIRKPSTSSTCPNSLVGLLDANKYKMLMRIPLDDLEVMKAKDENLRRMAREVDHLREDCAKLTQLQELAATLHGAKQQLEDLIKDMLNQAQRQLAERNAAHSQLACLELTLNTQTGIENISVMFAKPDKRASWEESFNEAKQKLALSADRRPCPEFVGPLPIRKTRAGLQFTCAAPTLANGQGSKDVWVCNSDGYVGQVCVLSLSPEPPQVTSCNGVCNARILCVAGIPACTPGSNSCTSNNSPFITNSKSGISISVQDVDASGGNIQLDSSSSSDDSDSDDIPCADTGSVTLSGDVSSIDNTNTEEEVNQPTMWLGTEDGCIHVYNCNDNIRIKKNKVKIQHGSSVHCIIYLDNKVFVSLANGDVTVYARDHAGGWNTPDPTTVSVGTVASPVTKMLSVSGKLWCGCHNSVKVLNTHTLDIEHTFIVSSDVSRAVSCMANSGGLGVWISLHNSAVLRLFHSGNYECLTDINIAPAVTKMLATGCDDIIRQHKAACLRVTALLACNELLWIGTSAGVLLTVPIPHIKPSTQRMSQPPIVTGIPHGHTGHVRFLTCVETPNPSKPDPRPKVNRYSLKSSKTQQNNINRGKLLVISGGDGYEDFRGPQASAELQAGREDSTNHLLLWKV, translated from the exons ATGACGATAGCCTCGACGTCGTCCACGTTGTCTTCGTCGACGTccccgtcgtcatcgtcgtgtcCTTCGATCGTTGCTAGTAGTTATCCGACTGTAACTACTAGCGGAGGTACCGCTAGCGGCTGTACGTCTCCTCTTCCTGCTTATGCCACGGACGTCGTGGAGACGACGCCGACGCTCGCTAATAATAGTCGCGGCACGGTGCAAACGTCGGTGGGGAACATCGGCACTAGCCAGCAGCCACACCACTACCAGCACCAacatcatcaccatcaccaccaccaccaccaccaccaccaacaGCATTATCCACAAACAGCtgtagcggcggcggcggcggtaacGTCGTCGTACTCGCCGCCGACAACGACGCCGACCTCCTCATCCTCGACGTTGCACGGCTACTCGTCTGGCGTCCCGACGACGACGCAGACCGTCTCCGTGCCGCGGCAGCTCGCGCAGTGGACCAAGCATCAGACGCTCAAGCTCCAG GAACCAGCAGTGATAGCGGTGGACCGACTGCACAGGTTTCGATGGAGTGGGGGCGGAGGAGGAAGTGGCAAAAAGTCCTCTTCCGGCCCCCGCAGCGAGAAGGCTGAACGCCTTCGCGAGCTCACCGAGAAACTGAAAGGACCAGCACCGGTTCCACCACCCAGAAGACCGTCGCGAGTGCAgacttcttctcctcctccaaGCGGATACCAGCCGTTGTCTCAAAATTATCCACAG ACGGGTTCGAGTCCAAATTGTGGCCGTTGCGACACTCGTCCATCTCATCGCAGCTACACGTATAGCGAGGGTAGTCAACATGGCGGCAACAATCAACAACTTCAGCAAaggcaacagcagcagcagcagcagcagcaccagGAACATCAACGACAAGAACATCCGAAAACGATCATCCGCAGTGAGAGTGTCAGTGAAGAATGTCTCAGTGATCGCACGGGAAACAATGTGTACCGGAAGCCCTGCCACGACTCGAGGAAATCTTCGAGACCGGGCAAACTCGAGAGAAACAGTGGTGACGTCAGTGACCTTAGGAGTGAGCCGAACGCCAGTGCGGAGGCGGTGAAACATTTGAGACAGTACAGTGATTCCGTGGTGGACAGTGCTACGAGTGTGGACGATCTGTGCGATAACCTGAATGCCGCTTCCGTTGGTGGCAGTGAGGGAGAGGCCCGGGATGCCATCACCAGGCTGGAACCGCGTGGGTTGCTCGGTTTTCACAGGGTCAGCGCGCCCTACAGAAGTGCCTCCTTCGGCCAGGTGGACTTTAATCAAG ATGCAGATTTTACTTTCAGCGCAAACTCGCACTTTCCACTTGCAGCGAATCGACAGAAAACCCAGCCGATTGCGACATCCAATCGTTCCGAGACCAAAGACGTGCGAGCGAGTACGTTGCCTCGTCGTCGTGGTGACGTTACTCCAGGTGGTTCAACACCTCAGAACAGTCCGAATCGGCAGAGTCCGAGGACTTCGACGCCCAGCGTCGATAGCGCCGTTGGTTCTGCCGAGGGTCTGGGTGTTCCTCAACAGGGAAATCTCGAGGAGATCCGACCGAGAAGCGATGGCTCAGACAGTCTGGCAACTTCCAGCGCACTCACCAGCCCGGAACCTTTGGTTCCGGAGATGAACGAGCCCAGGGTCGATCTGGCACAAACAGACGCGCCCACCGTCGAGGTGGTTAGTCACGAGACGGTTTATCCGATGGTGGAAGGCGCGGAGGAAACCATTCAGAAAG AGAGCAGGATAGAGCCGCACGAGGTAATCATCACACCACCCCCGGAGGAACCGCGTCTGAGTCAAGCGAGCGAGGGCAGCGAGGCACCGAGCGAGACACCCTCGGAGGCGTCCTCGCCGTCCGGCAAAGCGAGACGTAATCGGGGCGACACCAGCAAGAGGAGGAAGGGCGTGTACATAACTCAATGGCCGGAGCCCTTGGACGCGGACAGGAACAAGCTGTCGGCTCAGAGCAGCGAGGAGAGAGACGAGCCACCTGCGACGCCCAGCGACCTGTCGGACTGCGAGGGCCACACGCCTCGAAG ATACAGCAAGAGGCCTCTTCGCGGACCGTACGGACAGATGCTGGAGGCCGAAATGGCAAAGCCACGCACCACCGACATAGCACTCGAGGAAGGTCTTCGTCCTCGCAGAAAGATCTCGGCGAATCTCTCGTATAATGCGGGCAGCAACAACAACGGCTCCGAGCCGCCCACGCCTTGCCACCATCGGACGACCTCGAGCCCGACCAAACTCGAGGAACTTCCGGGGCCGAGTCCCGAGTTGCTCGCGGAGCTGCTGAGAGGCTCCTCGGAGAGGGTGGCTCGCGCACCGGCGCATCGAAAC GATACGAGGACCCACGTGGTGGTGGAGCTTTACGACACGGAACGTTCCTACGTGGAGGCGCTACAGATACTAGTCAAT AAATACCTGCAACCCCTAAAGAGTCCCGAGAATGCCGGTCTGGTGGATGCCGGAACGGTCGACGAGATATTTTATCAG ATCCCCGCGCTTCTCAGCCATCATGAGGTATTCTTGGAGGAGCTGCGTAGGCGACTCGACACCTGGGAACTCAGACAGACGATCGGCGACGTCTTCCTCGATGTG TTCACAAAGCCGGTGGTACTGGAAACTTATACTCTGTTCCTGGACAATTGGAAGTCTGCAAGGAAGGCGATAAAAACAACGTGCCAAGCGAAGCCAGCCTTTGcacgatttctcgag aCGATGGAACGTGAGCACAAAGGCAAGTTGGGGCTGGACCAGTTATTGATCAAACCCGTGCAAAAGATCCCGCGGTACGAACTGCTGATTCAGAGGTTACTGAAGCATACAGACCCGACACATCCCGATCACGAGCTGCTGCAGGCCGCGCAAAAGGAAGTGCACGAATTGGTCGTGAAGATCAATTGTACGGAAAGGGAATCGCTCGAGTGGGAACAGCAGCAGACTACGTTGAGGGAGGTCCAAGCTCTCGTCGAAGGTCTCGCTGGCATTGTAACGAACGACag AGCTTTCGTTCGACACGATCTCGTCACCATAGCGTCGAATCAAGGCACGCGGAAGGAACGAGCTTTATTTCTGTTCTCCGATCTCCTCGTCATCACAAGCATAAAGCGTAGAAGCGGCACGATAAGAAAACCATCGACCTC GAGCACATGTCCAAATAGCCTAGTCGGTCTGCTTGACGCGAACAAGTACAAAATGTTGATGCGAATCCCGCTGGATGATCTCGAGGTCATGAAAG CCAAAGACGAGAATTTAAGACGAATGGCGCGTGAAGTGGACCATCTACGAGAAGACTGTGCAAAACTGACTCAGCTTCAAGAACTCGCTGCTACCCTGCATGGCGCCAAGCAACAGTTGGAAGATCTTATCAAGGATATGCTGAATCAGGCCCAACGACAACTGGCGGAAAGAAACGCAGCGCATTCGCAGTTAGCTTGCTTGGAACTCACACTCAATACTCA AACTGGGATCGAAAATATATCCGTCATGTTCGCGAAGCCAGACAAGCGCGCGAGTTGGGAGGAGAGCTTCAATGAAGCCAAACAAAAACTCG CACTTTCAGCCGACAGGAGACCGTGTCCTGAATTCGTCGGACCTTTACCAATCAGAAAAACGCGAGCGGGACTTCAGTTTACCTGCGCAGCACCAACATTGGCGAATGGACAGGGATCGAAGGACGTCTGGGTTTGCAACAGCGACGGTTACGTCGGTCAAGTGTGCGTGCTGAGTCTAAGTCCGGAACCGCCGCAAGTTACATCGTGTAACGGAGTCTGCAACGCTAGGATACTCTGCGTCGCTGGAATACCTGCGTGCACACCTGG TTCAAACTCGTGCACATCAAACAACAGTCCATTCATCACAAACAGCAAGAGCGGAATAAGTATATCGGTGCAAGACGTGGATGCCAGTGGCGGTAACATTCAATTAGACAG TAGCTCGAGCTCCGACGATTCAGACTCGGACGACATTCCATGTGCAGATACGGGCAGCGTGACTCTAAGTGGCGATGTATCGAGTATCGACAACACTAATACGGAGGAAGAGGTGAATCAGCCCACAATGTGGCTAGGAACCGAGGACGGATGCATTCACGTGTACAACTGCAACGACAATATCCGTATTAAGAAGAACAAGGTGAAGATTCAGCATGGTAGCAGCGTGCACTGCATCAT ATACTTGGATAACAAGGTGTTTGTCTCTCTTGCTAATGGAGACGTTACCGTTTACGCTCGGGACCACG CCGGTGGATGGAACACTCCGGATCCAACGACGGTATCTGTTGGAACGGTAGCATCACCGGTGACTAAAATGCTGTCCGTTTCTGGAAAGCTCTGGTGTGGCTGCCACAACAGCGTAAAAGTTCTCAACACTCACACGTTGGATATCGAGCACACTTTCATCGTGAGCAGTGACGTGAGCCGCGCCGTTTCCTGTATGGCAAATTCCGGGGGTTTAGGTGTTTGGATCTCATTACACAATAGCGCTGTGTTGAGGCTCTTCCACTCCGGTAACTACGAGTGCCTGACGGATATCAATATCGCGCCAGCTGTCACCAAGATGCTTGCCA CAGGTTGCGATGACATAATTCGACAGCACAAGGCCGCCTGTCTCAGAGTCACCGCACTGTTGGCTTGCAACGAGTTGCTTTGGATCGGCACGAGCGCCGGCGTGCTGCTCACCGTGCCAATTCCCCATATAAAGCCATCTACTCAGAGGATGTCGCAGCCGCCGATCGTGACTG GAATTCCCCACGGGCATACGGGACACGTGCGGTTTCTCACTTGCGTGGAAACGCCGAATCCTTCGAAACCAGATCCTCGTCCAAAAGTGAATCGTTATTCGCTAAAGTCGAGTAAAACGCAGCAAAACAACATTAATCGCGGAAAACTCTTGGTGATATCCGGTGGAGATGGTTACGAGGATTTCCGTGGACCTCAAGCGTCTGCCGAATTGCAGGCCGGTCGCGAGGACTCTACCAATCACCTGCTGTTGTGGAAAGTGTGA
- the LOC105276859 gene encoding rho guanine nucleotide exchange factor 17 isoform X3 encodes MTIASTSSTLSSSTSPSSSSCPSIVASSYPTVTTSGGTASGCTSPLPAYATDVVETTPTLANNSRGTVQTSVGNIGTSQQPHHYQHQHHHHHHHHHHHHQQHYPQTAVAAAAAVTSSYSPPTTTPTSSSSTLHGYSSGVPTTTQTVSVPRQLAQWTKHQTLKLQEPAVIAVDRLHRFRWSGGGGGSGKKSSSGPRSEKAERLRELTEKLKGPAPVPPPRRPSRVQTSSPPPSGYQPLSQNYPQTGSSPNCGRCDTRPSHRSYTYSEGSQHGGNNQQLQQRQQQQQQQQHQEHQRQEHPKTIIRSESVSEECLSDRTGNNVYRKPCHDSRKSSRPGKLERNSGDVSDLRSEPNASAEAVKHLRQYSDSVVDSATSVDDLCDNLNAASVGGSEGEARDAITRLEPRGLLGFHRVSAPYRSASFGQVDFNQANRQKTQPIATSNRSETKDVRASTLPRRRGDVTPGGSTPQNSPNRQSPRTSTPSVDSAVGSAEGLGVPQQGNLEEIRPRSDGSDSLATSSALTSPEPLVPEMNEPRVDLAQTDAPTVEVVSHETVYPMVEGAEETIQKESRIEPHEVIITPPPEEPRLSQASEGSEAPSETPSEASSPSGKARRNRGDTSKRRKGVYITQWPEPLDADRNKLSAQSSEERDEPPATPSDLSDCEGHTPRRYSKRPLRGPYGQMLEAEMAKPRTTDIALEEGLRPRRKISANLSYNAGSNNNGSEPPTPCHHRTTSSPTKLEELPGPSPELLAELLRGSSERVARAPAHRNDTRTHVVVELYDTERSYVEALQILVNKYLQPLKSPENAGLVDAGTVDEIFYQIPALLSHHEVFLEELRRRLDTWELRQTIGDVFLDVFTKPVVLETYTLFLDNWKSARKAIKTTCQAKPAFARFLETMEREHKGKLGLDQLLIKPVQKIPRYELLIQRLLKHTDPTHPDHELLQAAQKEVHELVVKINCTERESLEWEQQQTTLREVQALVEGLAGIVTNDRAFVRHDLVTIASNQGTRKERALFLFSDLLVITSIKRRSGTIRKPSTSSTCPNSLVGLLDANKYKMLMRIPLDDLEVMKAKDENLRRMAREVDHLREDCAKLTQLQELAATLHGAKQQLEDLIKDMLNQAQRQLAERNAAHSQLACLELTLNTQTGIENISVMFAKPDKRASWEESFNEAKQKLALSADRRPCPEFVGPLPIRKTRAGLQFTCAAPTLANGQGSKDVWVCNSDGYVGQVCVLSLSPEPPQVTSCNGVCNARILCVAGIPACTPGSNSCTSNNSPFITNSKSGISISVQDVDASGGNIQLDSSSSSDDSDSDDIPCADTGSVTLSGDVSSIDNTNTEEEVNQPTMWLGTEDGCIHVYNCNDNIRIKKNKVKIQHGSSVHCIIYLDNKVFVSLANGDVTVYARDHAGGWNTPDPTTVSVGTVASPVTKMLSVSGKLWCGCHNSVKVLNTHTLDIEHTFIVSSDVSRAVSCMANSGGLGVWISLHNSAVLRLFHSGNYECLTDINIAPAVTKMLATGCDDIIRQHKAACLRVTALLACNELLWIGTSAGVLLTVPIPHIKPSTQRMSQPPIVTGIPHGHTGHVRFLTCVETPNPSKPDPRPKVNRYSLKSSKTQQNNINRGKLLVISGGDGYEDFRGPQASAELQAGREDSTNHLLLWKV; translated from the exons ATGACGATAGCCTCGACGTCGTCCACGTTGTCTTCGTCGACGTccccgtcgtcatcgtcgtgtcCTTCGATCGTTGCTAGTAGTTATCCGACTGTAACTACTAGCGGAGGTACCGCTAGCGGCTGTACGTCTCCTCTTCCTGCTTATGCCACGGACGTCGTGGAGACGACGCCGACGCTCGCTAATAATAGTCGCGGCACGGTGCAAACGTCGGTGGGGAACATCGGCACTAGCCAGCAGCCACACCACTACCAGCACCAacatcatcaccatcaccaccaccaccaccaccaccaccaacaGCATTATCCACAAACAGCtgtagcggcggcggcggcggtaacGTCGTCGTACTCGCCGCCGACAACGACGCCGACCTCCTCATCCTCGACGTTGCACGGCTACTCGTCTGGCGTCCCGACGACGACGCAGACCGTCTCCGTGCCGCGGCAGCTCGCGCAGTGGACCAAGCATCAGACGCTCAAGCTCCAG GAACCAGCAGTGATAGCGGTGGACCGACTGCACAGGTTTCGATGGAGTGGGGGCGGAGGAGGAAGTGGCAAAAAGTCCTCTTCCGGCCCCCGCAGCGAGAAGGCTGAACGCCTTCGCGAGCTCACCGAGAAACTGAAAGGACCAGCACCGGTTCCACCACCCAGAAGACCGTCGCGAGTGCAgacttcttctcctcctccaaGCGGATACCAGCCGTTGTCTCAAAATTATCCACAG ACGGGTTCGAGTCCAAATTGTGGCCGTTGCGACACTCGTCCATCTCATCGCAGCTACACGTATAGCGAGGGTAGTCAACATGGCGGCAACAATCAACAACTTCAGCAAaggcaacagcagcagcagcagcagcagcaccagGAACATCAACGACAAGAACATCCGAAAACGATCATCCGCAGTGAGAGTGTCAGTGAAGAATGTCTCAGTGATCGCACGGGAAACAATGTGTACCGGAAGCCCTGCCACGACTCGAGGAAATCTTCGAGACCGGGCAAACTCGAGAGAAACAGTGGTGACGTCAGTGACCTTAGGAGTGAGCCGAACGCCAGTGCGGAGGCGGTGAAACATTTGAGACAGTACAGTGATTCCGTGGTGGACAGTGCTACGAGTGTGGACGATCTGTGCGATAACCTGAATGCCGCTTCCGTTGGTGGCAGTGAGGGAGAGGCCCGGGATGCCATCACCAGGCTGGAACCGCGTGGGTTGCTCGGTTTTCACAGGGTCAGCGCGCCCTACAGAAGTGCCTCCTTCGGCCAGGTGGACTTTAATCAAG CGAATCGACAGAAAACCCAGCCGATTGCGACATCCAATCGTTCCGAGACCAAAGACGTGCGAGCGAGTACGTTGCCTCGTCGTCGTGGTGACGTTACTCCAGGTGGTTCAACACCTCAGAACAGTCCGAATCGGCAGAGTCCGAGGACTTCGACGCCCAGCGTCGATAGCGCCGTTGGTTCTGCCGAGGGTCTGGGTGTTCCTCAACAGGGAAATCTCGAGGAGATCCGACCGAGAAGCGATGGCTCAGACAGTCTGGCAACTTCCAGCGCACTCACCAGCCCGGAACCTTTGGTTCCGGAGATGAACGAGCCCAGGGTCGATCTGGCACAAACAGACGCGCCCACCGTCGAGGTGGTTAGTCACGAGACGGTTTATCCGATGGTGGAAGGCGCGGAGGAAACCATTCAGAAAG AGAGCAGGATAGAGCCGCACGAGGTAATCATCACACCACCCCCGGAGGAACCGCGTCTGAGTCAAGCGAGCGAGGGCAGCGAGGCACCGAGCGAGACACCCTCGGAGGCGTCCTCGCCGTCCGGCAAAGCGAGACGTAATCGGGGCGACACCAGCAAGAGGAGGAAGGGCGTGTACATAACTCAATGGCCGGAGCCCTTGGACGCGGACAGGAACAAGCTGTCGGCTCAGAGCAGCGAGGAGAGAGACGAGCCACCTGCGACGCCCAGCGACCTGTCGGACTGCGAGGGCCACACGCCTCGAAG ATACAGCAAGAGGCCTCTTCGCGGACCGTACGGACAGATGCTGGAGGCCGAAATGGCAAAGCCACGCACCACCGACATAGCACTCGAGGAAGGTCTTCGTCCTCGCAGAAAGATCTCGGCGAATCTCTCGTATAATGCGGGCAGCAACAACAACGGCTCCGAGCCGCCCACGCCTTGCCACCATCGGACGACCTCGAGCCCGACCAAACTCGAGGAACTTCCGGGGCCGAGTCCCGAGTTGCTCGCGGAGCTGCTGAGAGGCTCCTCGGAGAGGGTGGCTCGCGCACCGGCGCATCGAAAC GATACGAGGACCCACGTGGTGGTGGAGCTTTACGACACGGAACGTTCCTACGTGGAGGCGCTACAGATACTAGTCAAT AAATACCTGCAACCCCTAAAGAGTCCCGAGAATGCCGGTCTGGTGGATGCCGGAACGGTCGACGAGATATTTTATCAG ATCCCCGCGCTTCTCAGCCATCATGAGGTATTCTTGGAGGAGCTGCGTAGGCGACTCGACACCTGGGAACTCAGACAGACGATCGGCGACGTCTTCCTCGATGTG TTCACAAAGCCGGTGGTACTGGAAACTTATACTCTGTTCCTGGACAATTGGAAGTCTGCAAGGAAGGCGATAAAAACAACGTGCCAAGCGAAGCCAGCCTTTGcacgatttctcgag aCGATGGAACGTGAGCACAAAGGCAAGTTGGGGCTGGACCAGTTATTGATCAAACCCGTGCAAAAGATCCCGCGGTACGAACTGCTGATTCAGAGGTTACTGAAGCATACAGACCCGACACATCCCGATCACGAGCTGCTGCAGGCCGCGCAAAAGGAAGTGCACGAATTGGTCGTGAAGATCAATTGTACGGAAAGGGAATCGCTCGAGTGGGAACAGCAGCAGACTACGTTGAGGGAGGTCCAAGCTCTCGTCGAAGGTCTCGCTGGCATTGTAACGAACGACag AGCTTTCGTTCGACACGATCTCGTCACCATAGCGTCGAATCAAGGCACGCGGAAGGAACGAGCTTTATTTCTGTTCTCCGATCTCCTCGTCATCACAAGCATAAAGCGTAGAAGCGGCACGATAAGAAAACCATCGACCTC GAGCACATGTCCAAATAGCCTAGTCGGTCTGCTTGACGCGAACAAGTACAAAATGTTGATGCGAATCCCGCTGGATGATCTCGAGGTCATGAAAG CCAAAGACGAGAATTTAAGACGAATGGCGCGTGAAGTGGACCATCTACGAGAAGACTGTGCAAAACTGACTCAGCTTCAAGAACTCGCTGCTACCCTGCATGGCGCCAAGCAACAGTTGGAAGATCTTATCAAGGATATGCTGAATCAGGCCCAACGACAACTGGCGGAAAGAAACGCAGCGCATTCGCAGTTAGCTTGCTTGGAACTCACACTCAATACTCA AACTGGGATCGAAAATATATCCGTCATGTTCGCGAAGCCAGACAAGCGCGCGAGTTGGGAGGAGAGCTTCAATGAAGCCAAACAAAAACTCG CACTTTCAGCCGACAGGAGACCGTGTCCTGAATTCGTCGGACCTTTACCAATCAGAAAAACGCGAGCGGGACTTCAGTTTACCTGCGCAGCACCAACATTGGCGAATGGACAGGGATCGAAGGACGTCTGGGTTTGCAACAGCGACGGTTACGTCGGTCAAGTGTGCGTGCTGAGTCTAAGTCCGGAACCGCCGCAAGTTACATCGTGTAACGGAGTCTGCAACGCTAGGATACTCTGCGTCGCTGGAATACCTGCGTGCACACCTGG TTCAAACTCGTGCACATCAAACAACAGTCCATTCATCACAAACAGCAAGAGCGGAATAAGTATATCGGTGCAAGACGTGGATGCCAGTGGCGGTAACATTCAATTAGACAG TAGCTCGAGCTCCGACGATTCAGACTCGGACGACATTCCATGTGCAGATACGGGCAGCGTGACTCTAAGTGGCGATGTATCGAGTATCGACAACACTAATACGGAGGAAGAGGTGAATCAGCCCACAATGTGGCTAGGAACCGAGGACGGATGCATTCACGTGTACAACTGCAACGACAATATCCGTATTAAGAAGAACAAGGTGAAGATTCAGCATGGTAGCAGCGTGCACTGCATCAT ATACTTGGATAACAAGGTGTTTGTCTCTCTTGCTAATGGAGACGTTACCGTTTACGCTCGGGACCACG CCGGTGGATGGAACACTCCGGATCCAACGACGGTATCTGTTGGAACGGTAGCATCACCGGTGACTAAAATGCTGTCCGTTTCTGGAAAGCTCTGGTGTGGCTGCCACAACAGCGTAAAAGTTCTCAACACTCACACGTTGGATATCGAGCACACTTTCATCGTGAGCAGTGACGTGAGCCGCGCCGTTTCCTGTATGGCAAATTCCGGGGGTTTAGGTGTTTGGATCTCATTACACAATAGCGCTGTGTTGAGGCTCTTCCACTCCGGTAACTACGAGTGCCTGACGGATATCAATATCGCGCCAGCTGTCACCAAGATGCTTGCCA CAGGTTGCGATGACATAATTCGACAGCACAAGGCCGCCTGTCTCAGAGTCACCGCACTGTTGGCTTGCAACGAGTTGCTTTGGATCGGCACGAGCGCCGGCGTGCTGCTCACCGTGCCAATTCCCCATATAAAGCCATCTACTCAGAGGATGTCGCAGCCGCCGATCGTGACTG GAATTCCCCACGGGCATACGGGACACGTGCGGTTTCTCACTTGCGTGGAAACGCCGAATCCTTCGAAACCAGATCCTCGTCCAAAAGTGAATCGTTATTCGCTAAAGTCGAGTAAAACGCAGCAAAACAACATTAATCGCGGAAAACTCTTGGTGATATCCGGTGGAGATGGTTACGAGGATTTCCGTGGACCTCAAGCGTCTGCCGAATTGCAGGCCGGTCGCGAGGACTCTACCAATCACCTGCTGTTGTGGAAAGTGTGA